In Drosophila teissieri strain GT53w chromosome 2R, Prin_Dtei_1.1, whole genome shotgun sequence, the following proteins share a genomic window:
- the LOC122613514 gene encoding otefin, with amino-acid sequence MADVDDFDSLSNAELRVKMLAQGLPNIPVTDSSRKVLVKRLRASIGGQASPAASPKKSNRRETLAPAATAPSAPAAASTPVDKLDGNKVAPATKARRTITAAEAREPERRRLEDAERRRPVEEPVAARKPTTAAAQPIQTRRTSTTSSAPERKVVEPLRKPQTIVEEVASSKRVDREEKYLKVNSLIVLESDEEEDEQLVHAADLVEQEHAARQKPAKLASSGSTTYEYKSKLVEPPRRQVYEATAAPVLPPSVPSARAQATSSTRSYEATAAPVLPLSVPSARAQATSSTRSYDYASNPAPGRYSSFVRTASQGYVTAEAPPVASSYSSSYKRTYANELSDDNEAEEDQYESTFARNLARLRAERIGDRSSPYSRRTLASGNVGSGSVGYEPLARRSLRPDDNSVSVAFNRWWNSLEQKYHIKSKVFILLVVLVLIGVYWIFY; translated from the coding sequence ATGGCTGACGTGGACGATTTTGATTCGCTGTCCAATGCCGAGTTGCGCGTTAAGATGCTGGCCCAGGGGCTGCCCAACATCCCCGTGACGGACAGCAGCCGCAAGGTGCTAGTAAAGCGTCTGCGCGCCTCCATTGGCGGCCAGGCATCACCAGCCGCCAGTCCCAAGAAGAGTAACAGGCGGGAGACCCTGGCTCCCGCAGCTACGGCTCCATCTGCGCCGGCGGCAGCCTCCACGCCGGTGGACAAACTGGATGGCAACAAGGTGGCGCCCGCCACAAAGGCTCGCCGCACGATTACCGCTGCAGAGGCCAGGGAACCAGAGCGTCGACGTCTCGAGGATGCCGAGCGCCGTCGTCCTGTGGAGGAGCCTGTGGCCGCCAGAAAGCCCACAACTGCGGCTGCTCAACCCATACAGACCCGGCGCACTTCCACCACTTCTTCGGCGCCTGAAAGAAAAGTAGTGGAGCCCTTGAGAAAGCCACAAACCATTGTCGAGGAAGTGGCTTCGTCGAAGCGCGTTGATCGGGAGGAGAAATACCTTAAGGTCAACTCCCTAATTGTCCTGGAGTCTGATGAGGAAGAGGACGAGCAGCTGGTCCACGCTGCAGATCTGGTGGAGCAAGAGCACGCGGCAAGGCAGAAGCCCGCGAAGCTCGCAAGCAGCGGGAGTACTACTTACGAGTACAAAAGCAAGCTTGTGGAACCTCCACGCCGACAGGTCTATGAAGCCACAGCAGCTCCTGTGCTGCCTCCATCTGTGCCATCTGCCAGAGCGCAGGCCACTAGTTCCACTAGGTCCTATGAAGCCACAGCAGCTCCTGTGCTGCCTCTATCTGTGCCATCTGCCAGAGCGCAGGCCACCAGTTCCACTAGGTCCTATGACTATGCGAGCAACCCAGCCCCCGGTCGCTATAGCAGTTTTGTGCGTACTGCATCCCAAGGCTATGTGACTGCCGAGGCTCCACCGGTGGCCTCATCCTACTCATCCAGCTATAAGCGTACCTATGCCAACGAGTTGAGCGACGACAATGAGGCGGAGGAAGACCAGTACGAAAGCACCTTTGCCAGGAATCTAGCTCGTTTGAGAGCCGAACGTATTGGAGATCGCAGCAGCCCGTATTCCAGACGCACTCTGGCCAGTGGCAACGTAGGTAGCGGTTCTGTGGGCTATGAGCCTCTGGCCAGACGCTCTTTGCGTCCAGATGACAACAGCGTATCCGTGGCCTTCAATCGTTGGTGGAACAGCCTGGAGCAGAAGTACCACATCAAGTCGAAGGTGTTCATTCTACTCGTCGTCCTTGTGTTAATCGGCGTTTATTGGATCTTTTACTGA